AATGCAGCGGCACGTCCAGGCCCAGGCCAAGCCAATCGAGCGGGGCGAACGAAAGCAGGAGATCGCCAGTGAACAGGTCGGCGAGGTAATCGAAACCCGGGTCGTCGTTCTGGTAGTCGGTCAGCAGGCTATGGGTGTAATTGAACAGCGCGCCGGCGTGAAAGCTCAGGGCGCCCAGGGGGCGCGATTCGTCCAGCGAGACGAACGGCCCGCCGAAGATGGACGGCCGGAAAAGTTGGACGTTGATTCCCTGATCGTCGTCGCCGTCGGCGGCGCGGGCGAAAGCCGAAAGGACGAATATCGCCACGAATAGACCAATGCCGACGAAAACCTTTTTCGTTGCCATGCGGTTCTCCCCCGAAACGAATCGTGATGGCGCTTGGTTGCCGAATTGTCGTGATTTAGCGCTTTTTCGGCGCCGAAATCAAAGGTCCGCCGTGCAGTGCGGACACTTTTTCGCCGGTTCGGGGATGGCGGTGGCGCAAAACGGGCACGGCTTGGTTTTCATCTCCACCATCGTCACGGGCTTGGGCGGCTGCAGCTTGTTAACCGCCCGCACCATGAAGTACACCGCCAGCGTAACGATGAAAAAGTTCAGCACGGCATTGATGAACAGGCCGTAATTCAGGGTCGGTGCGCCGGCCGCCTTGGCGGCGGCGATCGAATCGAACGGCACGCCGGTCAGGCTGATGAACAGGCTGGAAAAATCGACGTGGCCCAGCAGCAAGCCGATCGGCGGCATGATGATATCTTCCACCAGCGAGGTGACGATTTTTCCGAAGGAGGCGCCGATGATGACGCCGACAGCCATGTCCAGCACGTTGCCGCGCAAGGCGAACGCTTTGAATTCCTTCCACATGCGACCGACTCCTTTTCAACGGACGATCAGGAATTCGCCTGCCGTTTATCGACCCAAAGCGAGGCGACGACGGCGATGGTCAGCATGACGATGATGATGCCCAGGCTGAGCAGGACCGGCACGTGGATCAGGTCTTCGATCAGCATTTTCAGGCCGATGAAGCCCAGGATTGCCGCCAGGCCGACGTTGAGGTAACGCAACCGGGTCATCATGCCGGCGATGAGAAAGTACATCGCCCGCAGGCCCAGAATGGCGAAAATGTTGGACGAATACACGATGAAGGGATCCTTGGTGATGCCCAG
This region of Myxococcales bacterium genomic DNA includes:
- the mscL gene encoding large conductance mechanosensitive channel protein MscL; the encoded protein is MWKEFKAFALRGNVLDMAVGVIIGASFGKIVTSLVEDIIMPPIGLLLGHVDFSSLFISLTGVPFDSIAAAKAAGAPTLNYGLFINAVLNFFIVTLAVYFMVRAVNKLQPPKPVTMVEMKTKPCPFCATAIPEPAKKCPHCTADL